tgagcctggttctgctggaggtttcttcctgttaaaagggagtttttcctttccactgtcgccaagtgcttgctcatagggggtcgttttgactgttgggttttctctgtattattgtagggtctttacccacaatacaaagcaccttgaggcgacagtttgttgtgatttggccctatataaataaaattgaattgaattgaattgaataggatttaaatttccagtttattcaAATttcacttgctgagcagtccttacctgtGAAAATAACCTCTCATCTTCCTCCCCATCCTGTCTTTCTTACATTTCCTCATCTCTCAGTGTtacacattaacattttttacctgctactttaaaaaaaaataaataaattttactctgtttatatgtGAGCTTCTGTAGCGCTAGCTAGATGCCGGAGTACCGTAACTTTACATTTGCACCTTGAATGCATCACGGGCATGAGAAGGAAAAAGGCTGTGTTGAAGGTGTAAGTGGACCATGGAGTGTCGGTATTTGCTTTTTAGTGACCAAACATCTCTATACCATCAGCTGGAAGCACAAGAAGAATGAGGTCATTTGACACCATGCTTTAACCTGCCTATCAGATTTAACTGCTCATGAAatgaaggtgctggaaagccATTCTGGATCAATCCGGCCCACTTTAAACCCTGCTGAGAAGGTGGAAGTAACATTTCTGTATAACACTGAGGAACTGAAAATGTCTCATCTCTGGGATAAACAATTTTGCATTGATCGAATGCTGAATTTTCTATAGATCCAAGTTTGTATAATTTGgctagtttgtttcttttcactaGTGATCTGCctcaaaatgtaaacacagcTTCACAGGACAATGCCTTCAGAATTTACTACTGGCCTGACTGTGATTCTACTAGGTTACCTCAGGTATTGCTGGTGCTCTGTGTCTGTGGCAGGTGATGAAAACAATAAATGGCCAGTCATCAGGGTGCATGAGGACACCAGCTGCCTGAGCGCAGGTGGGGTGAAACGCTGTGGAGCAACGCCCATGGGAGCACTGGACGCAGCAGCCTTTCACTTCCCTCTTTATCCGTTTCCTGCAGTACACACATTTCTACCAGAGCAAAGACAAAAGAGTTGATTAAGGTGGTGAAATTAAGTGTCTCACTGTGAGTGGCATGCTAAtctaaaggaaaaacaagacaaaggaagaaggacaaaaaaaaaaacccagccaaGTAGGGTGGATAAGAGGAGGGAAGTCAAATAAGTATTATAGAAGGCAGCTTCAAATACAAACTGGAATGCGGGCATGCAAAGGGAAATGACACAACTTCCCTTTGACAATCGGTGACATCATGTGTCTTTTTTAATACATGTAAAAGTAGATCCTTTGACAAAAGTTCCTTTGAGATACAGACCTGTAACAATGGTGGCAAGGCCAACTATTGTAGCTTAATTCCTGCATCATTTCCATCACATTGCTCATATCCCATACAAAGTACAAGATAACAGTACTGTGAACCTTTCACATTTTGAAGCTTCGGTAAGCTGATGGGAGACAAAAAAtatgggtgtgggtgtgtgtatgtatgcgtgtgtggggtgggggggggccaTTCGTTAAATTGAATGTTGCAAGAATGTCACATTTCCATTGAACAGTCAAGTGGCCGCTTTAGTTTTAGAAATACAcaagaacaggaagtgaaagtGTGAGGACAGCTGAACAGGCCCCACACTAGTTTGTCTaatgaaacacatgaaaacCACACAGTGATACCATCCGTTTACTAGAATCCCAACTGTGTGTGGCTGAAACGTGCTTGGAAGTGAGAAAACACAACTGACTCTTGataagagaaagacagaaatcaaCAAGAGAAATGACAGTTCACATCCATACTAACAAAAAAGGaatacagaaaattaaaaaatagagACAACTGCAAAGTTTCAGGGCAGCTACGGTGTCATTTGAGAACAGAGACACACCACATTGACAGGAGTTACCTTTACCCACAACGTTACAAAACAAGTGATGTTACATGAGTCACTGCAGTCATATGGGAGTTAGAGTTCACGGCTGTACTGACTTACCAATCTGAAACGTGGCAGTGGGATGGCAGAGATGTCAATAGGGCTCCGCTCAGTGATGTTGACAAAGCGAGCTTCCAGCACAGTTATGGCACACAGTACATGAACCCACCTGTGTGAAAGGCAAACATGAACTGGATTCTACACAAACAGCACACTGTCCAGGGTGCAGCGTTTCTAGGAAAGTTGTGTTCAGCAAAAACAACCCCATGTAGCATTAGGAATGAATGTCATGTCTGCATGTTCAAtattaaacagttaaaaaatgtacattttttaagTTGACCCTAACTCCCTTACCCTAACATTTAGGAACTGGTTGTGTTTACAAAATAAGCAATGACTAAAGATAAACTAGTTCCCAAATTTACTCAAACCCAAGATGCCTTTAGAATAAAATTACCCATGtttgacaaaaagaaaatatttttgtgtgaAAACGTTATTTGAACTACAGCACAATGATAATTCTTTACCCTCAAACAGGATCTGACCAACATAATCTGAACTCAGGTCCTTATTTCCTTTACCTGAAGTCTTAATTTCTCTCAGTGGAACATTGTTTGCACTGTTTACATTCATACACTGCAGCTCTAGATATTATCTGTTTATCAGAATGTAACATCTAAGATACACTACATtgtattcgctcatctgccttcacacgcatatgaacctgagtcacatcccattcttaatccaaagggtttaatatgatgtcggcctttgcagctataacagcttcacctcttctgggaaggctttccacaaggtttaggcgtgtttatggaaatttttgaccattcttcaaGATGCGCATTTAtgaagtcagacactgatgaagaaagcctggctcacagtctccactctaatacatcccaaaggtgttctatcaggttgaggtcaggactctgtgcaggccggtcaagttcttccacaccaaactcacacaTCCATGTCTTTAAGGACCTTGATTTGTGCACTagtgtgtgcagtcatgttgaaacaggaaggggccatccccaaactgttcccacaaagttgggagcatgaaattgtccaaagtgtcttggtatgctgaagcatttagAGTTCCTCTCACTAGAACTAATCCAAGCGCCAACTCCTGAAAGAcggccccacaccataatcccccccaccaccaagctttacaccactgcatctgacactttgcattgtgctcgGTGGTGTAAGGCTTGGAGGCGGTTGCTcagccatagaaacccattccacgaagctctctacacactgttcttgagctaatctgaaggccacatgaagtttggaggtctgtagtgattaactctgcagaaagttggtgacctctgtgcattatgcacctcagcatctgctgaccccactctgtgatttacCAGGCCTACCACTTCCTGGCTGAGTTGCTGCCGTTCccagtcgcttccactttgttataataccactaaaagctgactgtggaatatttagtagcaaggaaatttcatgatGACTTGTtgtacaggtggcatcctatcacagtaccattctggaattcactgagctcctgagagattctttcacagatgttagtagaagcagtctgtatgCCCAGGGGCTTAGTTTATACActgaagtgactggaacacctgaattcagtgatttggatggatgagtgaatactttttgcAGTATAGTGTAGTTGGACATTAAGCTTAAGATGCTCAAAACTGAGAGCTAAACTAACCACAGATATCTGTTTGCAACAACCATCCACATTGTGCATTTAGTTTGAAGGTCTAATGGCTGAGATGGATTTCCGAGGCAAAATTACTTCAGTCAAGGAGAGTGGAAGGTAAAAATGGGCAGCAATCTGTTGTTTACCAGGATGTGAGACTTAATTTGCCTGAGTAACTTTGTCAACCTTCATTCCATTCAGTACTTTTTCCTTACTAATTTAAAAAGGTCATGACTCTGACCCAGGAGCAACTGAAAGCAAGCAGCAGAGCAATAGTGTTTTCTATATACTACTGGCTGAAATTCCCACAATGTTAAAAAGAAGTGCACTTCAACTTCCTTAAAAAACAGCAGGGCCCCAATTTTGACCTATTGCATTATTACTGTGtgtaaaggggaaaaaaaaaaaaaaaaaattcagtttagAATAGCAGCACTCTTGGACCTACTTGTCATTGTTGGCTCTCTGTAAAGCTCCACCTCTCAGGGAACACAGGCAGCAGTCctagaagaaaacaaacaaacaaaaacaaaacatgcataGTTTTAAATATCAATTCTGGGGTGTGACGTAAGTGGACCCACTCCAGTTTGCTTATAAAGCTAAACGCAGGGTTGAAGATGCCTGCCTAACACTGGACACTGAAACTACAAACGTGGATCACCTTCATCCGTGTACTAGGATTTTATATATGGaagtctcctctgctctcaacACAGTCAACATAAACACTCCGGAACTGTCTCACCAAACAGCACTGGCTAAATGGATCAGAGGTTTCCTGCATTCCAGACTGCAACAATAATAAATCCACTAAGACTGTTCTGAACATAGGGGCCCCACAGGGTTGTGTTTTACCTCCCATTTTATTCTCTATTTACACAAACAATATAACCTGCAATATGGATAATATGACACTCCTCAAATATGCGGCTCAGCTTAGCAGCATATCGTCAACAAGTGGACTCACTCATTCCTCTCATCGATGAGAGCTCAAAAACCAaagagctgtgctgctgtgggAAGGTGACGCCCAATGATGTGGCCCACACCCCGGAGATCAAAGGGCAGGTGGCGGAGCAGGCAGACGCCTTTAGGCACGCTGTCCTTTTGTGTGCATCGTGTAAacaaaaaaggcccagcagTGCCTCTTTCTGCCGAGAAAACTCAGCGGAGTTTTTAATGtaagcaaaaatatttataacaGTTGTCTATAAATCACTCATTGTGCCAGTTCTCACAAATTCATGTCCTAGTACACCTTTATTTCtgttaataacaaataaaaactgtcacAGGTCACCAAACAggcaaacaaaataaactggcaccccacagtcatcagatctcCACTCAAGCAGTCAGCCACAAATTCAGCACCATCATACATGACTTCACACCCGCTGCACAGCTCATTTCAGCTCTTCCCCATTATGTGGCCACTACAGGGGCCCTGCAGCCAGGACCAATATCATTCATTTCAGCTATTTAACATTATTATCAACTCATAATGAAATTTtacatgattttctttttttaaaaacaatgttttgctgttttaaagGTTTAAGACAAATTTACACTGCCTCACAACAGACAAAGTTTTCTGATTCCTTTATCTTATCACACCAAAGCTGCACATTTAGATACCTTATGTTCAACTGTATTTCATTTCTAGTGTAAACTGGAGATAAACTATTGTTTCAACATTTGCATATGCATATCAGCTACATGAAGATTAAGCTCTAGCCTATTATGTTTATGTTGTGTTATGTTTATTTCTCACAAACCCAACACGCACCAGCTAcaacggggaaaaaacaaactggagaacaacactgtaaataaataaaacacagagtGTCACCAATGAAcaaacagctgcaaacacattcaGTAAAGAATCACTGACATGTTACCTGAGAGAAAACTAAGCTTCTGCACCTCctcttagttttgtttttaggaTCTCAAAAATGTAGCCGATACAGGACGACTGCAGTCACAGGAGTGAGTGTGCTCCCACGGGATTTCCcatgaatatgttttaaaatggctgcatgttgtttttatttgcctTCTATACAGCAACTCAACTTTGTTACTTCAACATCTATACATTATTTTGCAGGAAACCCTCAAAAGCAGCGATCTGGACAGAATCGGTACAAAATAGATACATAACATaaatggggtggggtggggtgggggtagcAGTAGTAGTTAACAGCTTGACAGGAACAGCCTGAGAGCAGATTAAGTTATCCTCAAGGCTCACCAAAAAACATCACAAGGGCATCTGCTGCAATAATTCTACAAAATTAAGTATTAAAACCTATTATTTCACCTATTGCATATTTAAATTAGGACCTCAAACTAAAATTGAAAAcctccacacacatacacacacacacacacacacaccaaaaaaaaaagaaaaaaaaaaaaaaaaaaaagagagaaaattgtGTAACATGTcctttaaatgaactctacagTGGAGCACTGCCCACTAGTGCTCAGAAGGGTTTAGACTATTTTCAGACCAATTCCCAGAAACATTTCACTATTGTTCTGAGCTGTTGGGAATACTGGGAGCAGAggaaattttgagataacttttaaaaataaagaaggtGGGAAAAACAAATTCTCCACACAATGGCACACAGAAGAAGGAGGCACTATCACTATCTCAGCAGAGAGGAAGCAACGTCATACAGACTTTATTTCAGCGTGGTGGCTGCCGTCGGTTCTGTTTGTTCAACAAACAACATACCAGCTCTTTGGTGCTGACGTGGACTGCTGTGCTTTAGACTGCGTGtcgtggtttaaaaaaatgtgctaACTGAGAAAGAATCAGCATCAGAGTGCAAACACTTATGATTGATACACTTCAAACAACAAAGGAAATgtagaaaaaacaaatgaataaaaacacagtctATCATCTTGACATTCACAAAACTGCCAAAAGACTTTTAGTTGCAGTAGCTGCAGATCATTTCAACTTCAATAGAAAAACTTCACAATAGAAGTTTATCTCTTAGATTTAAGAGTTAAGTCATTCTAGTTACTGGAAAACAGCACCACTGACTGTTCCTCTGAGAATGTGACCTTTCATGCTACCTTCTGatttaaattcaggtgtttctgGACCAGCTGTAATCAGAAATCCACCTCCATAAAGTAAATGTGGCTACAGTATCATTAGCTTTGATCGTATGCTCAGAGGCCACAGCAAAACTGCAAAGTTGaagggacaaaaaaaacaaaaacaaaaatcagagaATGCAGACCTGTTATGCTCATTCCCAACAGCACCTTCTTATTCTTGGACTAGAACACAGCAGCCTTGCATTCTTGCTACCTTATCTCTTACACCTTTACCAGTCAAAGACATACGTACTTGGTGTTCATGtactaaaatacagttttcTGTTCGGCGCCTTCCATTTCTGAGCCATTTACAAGTTGCACTCTACGCTGCTAAAAGCTTGATTTTACTGTAACATAATAATCGTACACAAGCAAACAATAATGGATGTGATGTGATTTGGACTACGTATATTTTACATGTGAAGTGTGCATTTAGATATAAGTTTATAAGCAAACAGGGCTATAGACTAGGGACATACAGGCATCATAGAATAATCGATCTGTACACGTTCTGGAAACGGATGAGACTTATGTTAACTTGTTAAAGAAGAAGACGTCTTCATTAACTGACCTCAGTGACGGCATCAGCCTCACAGCGGGCACACAGCCAATCATCAAGCTCAGCATCATCCCCAGAAATGCCATAGCAACCTGAAACAGGAccagaaataaacacattcaaTACTCACAGATTTTTTTAGACAGCTCAGAGCTTAAAAAGGATGCTAAAAGTCAACTTTTTGCTTATCCTTATTTTGCTTTTCTAAGCAAAATATTCCTAAATCATTAACTGTCAGCAGTATAGAAAGTATATAGAAACCAAAACCAAGGATCACTGATAGCATCaaatttttcactttcattatTCCCCTTTTATATTCTCTGTATAGCAAATAAAACTACAGCACATCATTCAGCAAAACCATTCATGAGACTTTGTGCAACAGCTGCCAGACATACTGGCTGAATCATTTTAAGTGTCAGAGGGGTGTCTGTGTATTCATCTATAATCCGTTTATGTGCTTGAATTATGAATGTTTATTGCAATggcttaaaacaaacaaacaaaaaacacagtgcCAGTTTCCTTAACAACAGGAGAATATTTCCTTAACAACAGgagattatattatatatatatatatatatatatatatatatatatatatatatatatatatatatatatatatatatatatatatataaagtcatattttatttaataattcctCATTTCTACCTACGTTTtaacagaagaaaacagagaaaagggcTTACTTGCATGTACACGGACACAGCACTGAGAACAGCTGACCAGGCGGCTGGTTCCATCGTCTGCTACGTAAGGGTTAGACAGCTGTCCCTCCCCGCTGTCACTCATCTTGCTGGATTGGgtgttgaaacacatttcagGGATGAGGGGTTTGGACCACTGATGGCCCCCTGGATGATTCACCAGAGTCAAGCTGGAACTCCCATTATTGGACTCGGACTTCAGGATAAACAAAAGTTTAAAGGTCTGTTAgcatcattttttccccctttttataAAAATCTGACAGATCTGGTCTTttgcagcaacatgaagaactaTATTAAGATACCTGTGTGAAacatatttgtttcatttagaAACTATACTAACAATGGTTATTTAAAGGAGTACCTTAATGCGTCTAAAAAATTTATTATATTTGCAAATACATAGTTGCTCTTTCTAATATGACAGTCAATAGCACCATATTCTGGTGATGCTTCAAAACATCCACTTCAAGGGTTACTAACCacaaatatatgtataaataactTTATTCACAGAATATTGATATAAAACAACAGTAACAAGACAAACAACTAAATGTTACTTTAGTTCCTACCTGATGGTGAGTGTAGAAGAGCAGGCAGATGGAGCAATAGGGGGCCTGCTGGCCCATGTGTTTGTTATATTCCCTCTCTGCATCGGGGTTAAAGGGCAGGCACTGCCATAACTGGGTTAGAGGCTTTGCCCactcctccttctcttcttgGATGACCTGCACATCTATATACACATCTACAGATGTGTTGATAGGATAGGCAGAGGTGTGGCatgaaggaagaagaaaatgaaagtgttAATGTTTAGGAACACAAGGTGACaggataaaacaaaaacatgaggcTCCTAAGCCTTTATGAGGACAGAAATACTGACTTAGCAGATCTAGAAGAAAaaggaatagaaaaaaaacccctaaaGTTATTGTGGTAAACACAGTGCTCGGTAAACTACAAACTACACAATTACACAGAGGACCTAAAATTTTGCATACCCTCATCACTGTGCACCTCTCTGAACAGAGGGTGATGGCGAGGCAGCTTACACAGCTGTGGTTGCTGCTGGTTTTTCACAGGCTTGCAGTATGACTGCTCTTCTGACACCTGCTGGAGAAACAAGTGTATAGCAAGATATGACTTGAAAGAAAGATACTGTATCTGTTGTAACAAACACATCAATATAACTTGCTGTGAAGTCTCCCTATAATGAGGCATATTGGGAGCTCTGTACCGATATGCACACTTTGCCAGATAAAAAATCTGATCTGACCAGGCCTCTGAACTTCTGGTCCCACATAGTAACTACTTACATGATGATTCCGAGGAATCACCCTCAGCTCATCACACACTGGTTTCCTGACAGGAATGGTGTCTTTCAGGATGATAATGCCATTATCCACAAGGGGGGATTGGTTACTCTGTAGTTTAAACAGCATGAATTACATGGAATATACATCTCATTGTCTCATAAAATTCCATACCCCAACTAGAGAGATCATAAAAGGCTGCTAAGTTCATAGAGATTAGTGTGCAATCATCATGCATGGAGAGACGAATCAGTACAGAGCAACCAAGAAGTCCTGCTGCTGTGACCTACATGCACAGTAACAATCCaaatgcttttactgaaaaCTGGTTTTGTTCCCTCTGAGTTGAGAGAATTCCCTTTGGGATATTAGTTTGTTAGCCAAAATTAGTGTTTAACCATATGAGAACAGATAGAGTGCTTGCTGCCCTGGATTTAACTTCAACtccaaacaaaatatttatgacactgtgacagtgatgaTCCAGTAGTTGTGGGGTGGATTGTTGCTGCTATAAATCACTTTAAAATAAGAATGTATGGCAGGCTCCACACATTACCACTAATCAATGAATCATTATTTCTCATGCTGTGGTTAGTCTACTCAGAGATCGGAGTTAGGTTCAGAGTTTCTCAAACCTGCTTTTTAGAAACAGGCCTCAGTACTACAAAGCAGGGATGTGGTTAAAAGCTGCTGTGACTAATGTGCTGGGACCTGGACAGAGATGTACCGTACACTGTACACAAtgtgattattttcatttttcttcaatatgaaaaagtaaaaaagtcaAACCTTTCTCTTGTTCTTGGGAGACTCAGTCTCCACTTTGTCCAAATCTTGCGGCTGCGTTTGAATCGGTGGGGAAGCAGGCTTCCTTATGGGCTCAACTTCAGGCTTCTCCACTTCAGCCTGAGCTTTGACGGGCACGGAcattttgggtttgttttcctCTTGTTCCGGCACCACAGGATTCTGTGCTTCTGGTTCATTTTGTGCTACTTTGGTAAACGTGATTTCAGATTCAGGCCGTGGCTTCATTTCCTCACAGCTTGGTGCTTGAGATGAAGATGGAACTGGTGTTAAGGTTTTGTGCTGGAGATGGCGTGGCTGGTGCTCTCTGGCGTAGCTGTGCACATGTAGCTGTGTGGTGGGTTGCCGCTGCGTCTCTAGAGTGTAGCTCTGCACCTGAAGAATGTCTTTAGGACTCAGAGTCCTGTGGAACAGCAGGCTGGCAACACCCATTTTGCGGGTAGGTTGAGTCCCATCTTCTGTCCACATAGGGGATGCTGAAACTGACACATGGCCGTTTCTAGACCTGGACTCAGGTGAGATCGCAGGTGCACGTGTCTTGGTATAATGAAGACAACTACTATCACCTTTACTCTGGGACAAGCCTCTGAGAAATGGATCCATTAACGTGAGCTTGGTTGGTGTGACAACCAACTTCGGTGGGCCtggaaagtaaaacagaaaaataaaaaattttactACACTTGGTTCTCATTCACCACCAAGCAGTTTTTGCTATTGCAGTCTTGACTGCCGTACAGGAAACCAGTAAGATGAGATGTTAATACCTTTATTTCTCTTGCCATCTTGTACGATAGCCCGTGGAGGTATAAGACTCAGCCTAGGACGCTTTCCATACCGCTCCGCATCGTCCTCATCTTCAACCTGAGGGACAACCTCTTCGGGCACTTCCAGACACACCCGGTGTCTTTTGGTCTCTATCCTTTGTTTAGAGCTGAGATTTAACCAAACAGATATGGAACATGTTAATTCCTATTCCAGATGTGCACAGTTTCCTTAATGTTCTTCCAAAAAATTAATGTGAAGGAATGCAAAGATGTATTctaaacaacattaaaataaatgtatacccaaaatttaaaaaaacacccaATT
This portion of the Archocentrus centrarchus isolate MPI-CPG fArcCen1 chromosome 17, fArcCen1, whole genome shotgun sequence genome encodes:
- the LOC115795610 gene encoding lysine-specific demethylase 4A-like isoform X4; amino-acid sequence: MASEGSKGIMTFYPTAEEFKNFRRYVAYMESKGAHKAGLAKIVPPKEWKPRHSYDDIDDLVIPAPIQQVVTGVSGLFTQYNIQRRAMTVREFRKVANSNRYCSPNYDNFEELERKYWKNVTFNAPLYGADVNGTLYDPDVKEWNICHLDTILDTVEHDNGITIEGVNTPYLYFGMWKTTFPWHTEDMDLYSINYLHFGEPKSWYSIPPEHGKRFERLAQGFFPNSAQNCDAFLRHKMTLISPFVLKKYSIPFERITQEAGEFMITFPYSYHAGFNHGFNCAESTNFATERWIEYGKQAVLCSCRRDMVKISMDVFVRKYQPDRYEQWLEGRDLVPIDHSRPTPEAKEFLDESFNDLTSSSNSSSIKSCGEDGQWKSSKQRIETKRHRVCLEVPEEVVPQVEDEDDAERYGKRPRLSLIPPRAIVQDGKRNKGPPKLVVTPTKLTLMDPFLRGLSQSKGDSSCLHYTKTRAPAISPESRSRNGHVSVSASPMWTEDGTQPTRKMGVASLLFHRTLSPKDILQVQSYTLETQRQPTTQLHVHSYAREHQPRHLQHKTLTPVPSSSQAPSCEEMKPRPESEITFTKVAQNEPEAQNPVVPEQEENKPKMSVPVKAQAEVEKPEVEPIRKPASPPIQTQPQDLDKVETESPKNKRKVSEEQSYCKPVKNQQQPQLCKLPRHHPLFREVHSDEDVYIDVQVIQEEKEEWAKPLTQLWQCLPFNPDAEREYNKHMGQQAPYCSICLLFYTHHQSESNNGSSSLTLVNHPGGHQWSKPLIPEMCFNTQSSKMSDSGEGQLSNPYVADDGTSRLVSCSQCCVRVHASCYGISGDDAELDDWLCARCEADAVTEDCCLCSLRGGALQRANNDKWVHVLCAITVLEARFVNITERSPIDISAIPLPRFRLKCVYCRKRIKREVKGCCVQCSHGRCSTAFHPTCAQAAGVLMHPDDWPFIVFITCHRHRAPAIPERNKASMQELAVGQKVICKYKNGRYYQSELMELTTATFYEVVFDDGSFSDNLFPEDIESRDCVRLGPPAKGDAVQVRWTDGLIYGAKFVASHSIPMYMVEFEDGSQVTAKREDIYALDEDLPKRVKSRMSVASDMRFELFAQNDVKQNTKRQRVINSRYREDYIEPVIYRAIME
- the LOC115795610 gene encoding lysine-specific demethylase 4A-like isoform X1, encoding MASEGSKGIMTFYPTAEEFKNFRRYVAYMESKGAHKAGLAKIVPPKEWKPRHSYDDIDDLVIPAPIQQVVTGVSGLFTQYNIQRRAMTVREFRKVANSNRYCSPNYDNFEELERKYWKNVTFNAPLYGADVNGTLYDPDVKEWNICHLDTILDTVEHDNGITIEGVNTPYLYFGMWKTTFPWHTEDMDLYSINYLHFGEPKSWYSIPPEHGKRFERLAQGFFPNSAQNCDAFLRHKMTLISPFVLKKYSIPFERITQEAGEFMITFPYSYHAGFNHGFNCAESTNFATERWIEYGKQAVLCSCRRDMVKISMDVFVRKYQPDRYEQWLEGRDLVPIDHSRPTPEAKEFLDESFNDLTSSSNSSSIKSCGEDGQWKSSKQRIETKRHRVCLEVPEEVVPQVEDEDDAERYGKRPRLSLIPPRAIVQDGKRNKGPPKLVVTPTKLTLMDPFLRGLSQSKGDSSCLHYTKTRAPAISPESRSRNGHVSVSASPMWTEDGTQPTRKMGVASLLFHRTLSPKDILQVQSYTLETQRQPTTQLHVHSYAREHQPRHLQHKTLTPVPSSSQAPSCEEMKPRPESEITFTKVAQNEPEAQNPVVPEQEENKPKMSVPVKAQAEVEKPEVEPIRKPASPPIQTQPQDLDKVETESPKNKRKSNQSPLVDNGIIILKDTIPVRKPVCDELRVIPRNHHQVSEEQSYCKPVKNQQQPQLCKLPRHHPLFREVHSDEDVYIDVQVIQEEKEEWAKPLTQLWQCLPFNPDAEREYNKHMGQQAPYCSICLLFYTHHQSESNNGSSSLTLVNHPGGHQWSKPLIPEMCFNTQSSKMSDSGEGQLSNPYVADDGTSRLVSCSQCCVRVHASCYGISGDDAELDDWLCARCEADAVTEDCCLCSLRGGALQRANNDKWVHVLCAITVLEARFVNITERSPIDISAIPLPRFRLKCVYCRKRIKREVKGCCVQCSHGRCSTAFHPTCAQAAGVLMHPDDWPFIVFITCHRHRAPAIPERNKASMQELAVGQKVICKYKNGRYYQSELMELTTATFYEVVFDDGSFSDNLFPEDIESRDCVRLGPPAKGDAVQVRWTDGLIYGAKFVASHSIPMYMVEFEDGSQVTAKREDIYALDEDLPKRVKSRMSVASDMRFELFAQNDVKQNTKRQRVINSRYREDYIEPVIYRAIME
- the LOC115795610 gene encoding lysine-specific demethylase 4A-like isoform X2, which codes for MASEGSKGIMTFYPTAEEFKNFRRYVAYMESKGAHKAGLAKIVPPKEWKPRHSYDDIDDLVIPAPIQQVVTGVSGLFTQYNIQRRAMTVREFRKVANSNRYCSPNYDNFEELERKYWKNVTFNAPLYGADVNGTLYDPDVKEWNICHLDTILDTVEHDNGITIEGVNTPYLYFGMWKTTFPWHTEDMDLYSINYLHFGEPKSWYSIPPEHGKRFERLAQGFFPNSAQNCDAFLRHKMTLISPFVLKKYSIPFERITQEAGEFMITFPYSYHAGFNHGFNCAESTNFATERWIEYGKQAVLCSCRRDMVKISMDVFVRKYQPDRYEQWLEGRDLVPIDHSRPTPEAKEFLDESFNDLTSSSNSSSIKSCGEDGQWKSSKQRIETKRHRVCLEVPEEVVPQVEDEDDAERYGKRPRLSLIPPRAIVQDGKRNKGPPKLVVTPTKLTLMDPFLRGLSQSKGDSSCLHYTKTRAPAISPESRSRNGHVSVSASPMWTEDGTQPTRKMGVASLLFHRTLSPKDILQVQSYTLETQRQPTTQLHVHSYAREHQPRHLQHKTLTPVPSSSQAPSCEEMKPRPESEITFTKVAQNEPEAQNPVVPEQEENKPKMSVPVKAQAEVEKPEVEPIRKPASPPIQTQPQDLDKVETESPKNKRKSNQSPLVDNGIIILKDTIPVRKPVCDELRVIPRNHHVSEEQSYCKPVKNQQQPQLCKLPRHHPLFREVHSDEDVYIDVQVIQEEKEEWAKPLTQLWQCLPFNPDAEREYNKHMGQQAPYCSICLLFYTHHQSESNNGSSSLTLVNHPGGHQWSKPLIPEMCFNTQSSKMSDSGEGQLSNPYVADDGTSRLVSCSQCCVRVHASCYGISGDDAELDDWLCARCEADAVTEDCCLCSLRGGALQRANNDKWVHVLCAITVLEARFVNITERSPIDISAIPLPRFRLKCVYCRKRIKREVKGCCVQCSHGRCSTAFHPTCAQAAGVLMHPDDWPFIVFITCHRHRAPAIPERNKASMQELAVGQKVICKYKNGRYYQSELMELTTATFYEVVFDDGSFSDNLFPEDIESRDCVRLGPPAKGDAVQVRWTDGLIYGAKFVASHSIPMYMVEFEDGSQVTAKREDIYALDEDLPKRVKSRMSVASDMRFELFAQNDVKQNTKRQRVINSRYREDYIEPVIYRAIME